In the genome of Montipora foliosa isolate CH-2021 chromosome 3, ASM3666993v2, whole genome shotgun sequence, one region contains:
- the LOC137996588 gene encoding tetratricopeptide repeat protein 28-like has product MVDKKLDLLERHMQELSVAREEGDREGKGLAYFNLGRYYQGTADFNQAITNYREALAIFKEVGFRAGEGAAYGNLGNAYDSLGNFKQAIEYHHQHLSIAKVVGDRAGEGRAYCNLGNAYQSLGNFKQAIEYHHQDLSIAKEVGDRAGEGRAYCNLGNAYQSLGNFKQAIEYHHQDLSIAKEVGDRAGEGRAYCNLGNANRSLGNFKQAIEYHHQDLSIAKEVGDRAGEGAAYGNLGNAYDSLGNFKQAIEYHHQRLSIAKEVGDRAGEGRAYGNLGNAYRSLGNFKQAIEYHHQCLSIAKEVGDRAGEGRAYGNLGNAYQSLGNFKQAIEYHHQCLSIAKEVGDRAGEGAAYGNLGNAYQSLGNFKQAIEYHHQCLSIAKEVGDRAGEGKAYCNLGNAYQSLGNFKQAIKYHHQDLSIAKEVRDRAGEGAAYGNLGNAYQSLGNFKQAIEYHYQHLSICQETEDPIGLAIACYHIGHVHEFLGSLSKALNYWRLSVYYFDEVRRLLQSEDAWKISFRDTKGFAYTALWTALLKNGEVDEALYAAEQGRAQALADILKMQYSVDEKPMVKVTISLVMKDLPSQTVFTALEGNTISFWLLRDDIRINFRQKKIENGTAKSLMKSTLEQINAGVVLRCENRSLERQGSDFSSSRESVEETFQSLSFSVHSLQPLYDVLISPIADLIQGDDLVFVPDGHFCLAPFSAMSDSVRIRVIPSLTALKLITMAPDNFQRKNEALLVGDPCLSEVTYGTGEPMYEQLPCAKKEVDIIGELLQTVPLTGKNATKAEVLRRMKSVTLIHIAAHGDDGSGEIALAPNPERTSKIPEEEDYMLSLSDVQAVHLQARLVVLSCCHSGQGEVKSEGIVGIARAFLCAGARSVLVSLWAIDDEATFLFMKSFYQHLADRKSASTALHHAMKSLQETKNYSAIKYWAPFVLIGDDVTFEFGELEHEKNETMSKT; this is encoded by the exons ATGGTGGATAAAAAGTTGGACCTTTTGGAGCGGCATATGCAAGAGCTTAGCGTTGCAAGAGAGGAGGGAGACAGAGAAGGCAAGGGtttggcttatttcaatctTGGTAGATACTATCAGGGCACAGCTGACTTTAATCAGGCCATAACAAATTACAGAGaagcattagccatttttaaggaagtgggtttcagggccggagaaggagcggcctatggaaatctcggcaacgcttatgacagtcttggtaatttcaagcaagccatagagtatcaccatcaacatcttagtattgcaaaagtggtaggggacagggccggagaaggaagagcttattgcaacctcggcaacgcttatcaaagtcttggtaatttcaagcaagccatagagtatcaccatcaagatcttagtattgcaaaagaggtaggggacagggccggagaaggaagagcctattgcaatctcggcaacgcttatcaaagtcttggtaatttcaagcaagccatagagtatcaccatcaagatcttagtattgcaaaagaggtaggggacagggccggagaaggaagagcttattgcaaccTCGGCAACGCTAatcgaagtcttggtaatttcaagcaagccatagagtatcaccatcaagatcttagtattgcaaaagaggtaggggacagggccggagaaggagcggcctatggaaatctcggcaacgcttatgacagtcttggtaatttcaagcaagcgatagagtatcaccatcaacgtcttagtattgcaaaagaggtaggggacagggccggagaaggaagagcctatggaaatctcggcaacgcttatcgaagtcttggtaatttcaagcaagccatagagtatcaccatcaatgtcttagtattgcaaaagaggtaggggacagggccggagaaggaagagcctatggaaatctcggcaacgcttatcaaagtcttggtaatttcaagcaagccatagagtatcaccatcaatgtcttagtattgcaaaagaggtaggggacagggctggagaaggagcggcctatggaaatctcggcaacgcttatcaaagtcttggtaatttcaagcaagccatagagtatcaccatcaatgtcttagtattgcaaaagaggtaggggacagggccggagaaggaaaagcttattgcaacctcggcaacgcttatcaaagccttggtaatttcaagcaagccatcaagtatcaccatcaagatcttagtattgcaaaagaggtaagggacagggccggagaaggagcggcctatggaaatctcggcaacgcttatcaaagtcttggtaatttcaagcaagccatagagtaccactatcaacatcttagtatttgcCAGGAAACAGAGGACCCAATAGGGCTGGCAATCGCATGTTATCATATTGGTCATGTTCATGAATTTCTTGGCTCCTTGAGCAAAGCTCTTAATTACTGGCGTCTAAgcgtttattattttgatgaagttaggcgtcttcttcagtcagaggatgcatggaaaataagctttcgtgacaCAAAGGGGTTTGCGTACACCGCTCTGTGGACAGCactcttgaagaatggagaggttgatgaagctttgtatgctgctgagcaaggacgagcacaggctttggcagacattttaaagatgcaataCAGCGTTGATGAGAAACCTATGGTGAAGGTAACTATCTCTTTGGTTATGAAagatctaccttcacaaactgtttttaCAGCACTTGAAGGGAACACGATCAGCTTCTGGTTGCTAAGAGATGATATCAGgataaattttagacaaaagaaaatcgaaaatggaaCTGCCAAGTCTCTGATGAAAAGTACGCTAGAACAGATCAATGCAGGGGTTGTTTTgcgatgcgagaatcgttcaCTTGAAAGACAAGGCAGCGACTTCTCGAGCAGTAGGGAAAGtgttgaagaaacttttcagtctttgagcttctctgtgcactctttgcagcccttgtatgatgtcttaaTCAGTCCTATAGCAGACTTGATCCAGGGCGATGACTTAgtgtttgttcctgatggacacttttgcctggctcctttttctgcaatgagtgactctgtcaggatccgtgtaattccctcgctgactgctttaaaattgatcactaTGGCACCTGATAACTTCCAAAGAAAGAATGAAGCGCTGCTTGTAGGCGATCCGTGCTTGAGCGAAGTCACTTATGGCACTGGTGAACCCATGTATGAACAGCTGCCATGTGCGAAAAAAGAGGTGGATATAattggagaacttctgcagaccgtgcctcttacaggaaaaaatgcaaccaaagctgaggtgctgagaagaatgaagtcagttaccttaatccacattgctgcacatggGGATGACGGatctggagaaattgctttggcgcCAAATCCCGAACGCACATCCAAGATCCCCgaagaggaagattacatgttatcattgagcgatgttcaagcagttcaccttcaggcaagactggttgtgcttagttgctgtcatagtggccagggagaagtaaaatctgagggtattgtgggaatagccagggctttcctgtgtgctggtgcccggtctgtactggtgtcactctgggcaatcgacGACGAGGCGACCTTCTTGTTCATGAAGAGTTTTtaccaacacttggcagatagaaaaagtgcaagtacagctcttcaccatgctatgaaatctcttcagGAGACAAAGAACTATTCGGCCATAaaatactgggcgccatttgtgttaattggcgatgatgtcacctttgaaTTTGGGGAGCTGGAAcacgaaaagaatg aaacGATGTCCAAAACGTGA